The Primulina tabacum isolate GXHZ01 chromosome 7, ASM2559414v2, whole genome shotgun sequence genome includes a window with the following:
- the LOC142550581 gene encoding uncharacterized protein LOC142550581: MEMQRTTHEQAQAQAIVHRHMPVQSDVYDRFRRLNPPEFMGSTDPAVAEEWIKSLESIFSYLHMEDADKVICAIFLLTKHARIWWESARVALPIGPLTWGTFKTVFYNKYFSKDVRAKKASDFLNLKQGTMSMTEYIQQFEAGVQYVPYISQDDTSKGEHFMRGLRSEIKRDVRMSKVATYGEKVERALMAEQDEQDIDRDRQQRKQQYFQKSQGIGQGKKTDSKGTRPEEPRDKGTTPRKEQDSPPCPKCGKLHGGECMQGSSVCYRCKKPGHLARNCPGSSEKVHGRLFSMTKEEVDADTSVITGISVDPSKIEAVNKWLRPTTVTEVRSFLGLAGYYRRFIVGFSKIALPLTALTRKNVKFVWNEACDHSFQELNAKLTSAPVLAIPEGPGDFVVYIDASKQGLGAVLMQHGKVKPMWLRMH; encoded by the exons ATGGAGATGCAACGGACTACTCATGAACAGGCACAAGCACAAGCCATAGTACACAGACATATGCCTGTTCAGTCAGACGTATATGATCGGTTTCGACGTTTGAATCCTCCAGAATTCATGGGAAGCACCGAtccagcagtagcagaagaATGGATTAAGTCGTTGGAGTCTATCTTCTCCTAtcttcatatggaagatgcTGATAAAGTCATTTGTGCTATCTTTTTGTTAACAAAGCATGCAAggatatggtgggagagtgctaGAGTTGCATTACCTATTGGACCATTGACATGGGGAACTTTCAAAACTGTGTTTTACAACAAGTATTTTAGTAAAGATGTACGAGCCAAGAAAGCCAGTGACTTCTTGAATTTGAAGCAAGGGACCATGTCAATGACAGAATACATACAACAATTCGAAGCTGGAGTCCAATACGTACCCTATATTTCCCAGGATGACACGAGTAAAGGCGAACACTTCATGAGGGGACTTCgctctgaaattaaaagagatgtaCGAATGTCGAAAGTTGCTACCTATGGGGAGAAAGTGGAAAGAGCACTTATGGCTGAACAGGACGAACAAGACATTGACAGAGATAGGCAACAGCGAAAGCAGCAGTACTTTCAAAAGAGCCAAGGAATAGGACAAGGCAAAAAGACCGATAGCAAGGGTACTAGACCAGAGGAACCCCGTGACAAGGGTACCACTCCACGTAAAGAACAGGACAGTCCACCTTGTCCTAAATGTGGCAAACTTCATGGCGGGGAATGTATGCAAGGTTCCAGTGTTTGTTATCGTTGCAAAAAGCCAGGGCATCTCGCCAGGAATTGTCCAGGGAgttctgagaaagtacatggacGCCTTTTCTCGATGACCAAAGAAGAAGTGGATGCAGATACATCGGTGATCACtg gcatatcagtggatccaagTAAGATTGAAGCTGTTAATAAATGGCTACGACCTACCACTGTTaccgaggtacgtagttttcttgggttagctggttattaccggCGGTTTATAGTGGGATTTTCTAAGATAGCACTGCCTTTGACTGCTTTAACAagaaagaatgtgaaatttgtatggaaCGAAGCATGTGATCACAGTTTTCAAGAGTTAAATGCAAAATTGACATCAGCACCAGTCCTTGCTATACCAGAAGGACCAGGAGATTTTGTGGTATACATTGATGCTTCGAAACAAGGTTTAGGAGCGGTTTTAATGCAGCACGGAaag GTAAAGCCAATGTGGTTGCGGATGCATTAA